The segment GCCAAACTTTGAGCGCGCGAAATCCACGGGAGTTCTGTATCCCGAGCTCGAAAAAGTTCACATATTCGCCAGACTTATGCTCGTCGAAGCGGTAGTACGGCGGACGGAACAGGAAAGCGTCGTACAAGAGCTGTCGATCGCGCACCAGCGCGCAGCCGGCTTCCATCGGCGCGTAGAGCCACTTGTGCGGATCGAGCGCGATCGAATCCGCCAATGAGAGCGCCTTGAGATCAGGGTCGGCCTCCGGGAGGGCGGCCGCGAACGCGCCGTAAGCACCGTCGACGTGCAGCCATAGCCCCTTCTCTTTGCACAACTCACTGGTTTCTATGATCGGGTCCACCGCTCCGGTGCTCACCGTACCGCCCGACGCGACGACTATGAACGGCTCGGCACCGGCTGCGACATCTTGCTCGATCATCCGTCGCAGGTCATCGACGTCCATGCGTTCGTCGTCTCCGACCTTCACCATGCGGACCGTATCGGTTCCGAGTCCCGAGAGGTCGCTCGCCTTTTGCAGCCACGTGTGAGTCGCCGAGGATGCGTACGCCGTGAGCCGCCGATCGCCTGTTCCTCTTTGTCGAATTCCTGCCCCGAACTTCCAACGTCGCGCCGCCCAGAAGCAGAGCATGTTGGCGACGTTGCCGCCGCTGCACAGCAGCCCGCCGCACGGAGTCGGGTAGCCGATCAGTTGGGCGATCCAGTCAACCGTCTGCAGTTCGATCGCGCTGGCGGTCGGCGAAAGCGGCCACCCGCCGACGTTCGGGTTGATCCCCGCCGCCAGCAGGTCGCCCAATATCCCGATCGGCGCCGCCGACGCGGTGATGTAGCCGAAGAACTTAGGGTGGCCGTTGAGCAAAGACCCGTCGCGGAGAACCTCGAACGCTTGCTTCACGATCTCGTTCGCCGGGCGGCCGTCCTCCGGCAAATCGCGCGCTACGAGCCGCTGCCAGACCGCAGACGGATCGTCGCCGGACGTCACCGGTCTGTCGCGAACGCCATCCAGGAGATCCGCGAGATCGTCGATGAGATCGTGCCCGGCCCGGCGGAACTCGTCCGCAGACAGGTCGATAGGGGAGACGCGGCCCGTTAGATACTCACTCATTTCGATCACTCTGACACCTCGCCTATGAACTATAGGGCCGGGTCTGAGCAGGTAGAGGACGTTTGGCCGGCATTGTGCTGTAAACTGCCCACATGTCGTTGTAGCTGAGGAGGCGCGCGAACAGTCATGGACGGGTACAAACACTTAGATTTCTTGCAGGTGACCGAGGCGGCGGCGCTCGCGTCTTCGCGCTGGGTCGGCAAGGGCAAGCGCGACGAAGCAGACGAGGCCGCATGTTCGGCGATGCGCGAGAAGCTCAACAAGATGGAGATGTGCGCGACGATCGTCATCGGCGAGGGCGAGCGCGACGAGGCGCCGATGCTGTACATCGGCGAGAAGCTCGGCCAGGGCGACGGCCCGAACATCCAGATCGCCGTCGATCCGCTCGAAGGAACTAACCTGTGCGCCAACGGCACCCCGAACGCGATCGCAGTGCTGGCCGCGGCGGTCGAGGGCGAGGGGTTCCTCATGCACGC is part of the Armatimonadota bacterium genome and harbors:
- a CDS encoding aspartate aminotransferase family protein; this translates as MSEYLTGRVSPIDLSADEFRRAGHDLIDDLADLLDGVRDRPVTSGDDPSAVWQRLVARDLPEDGRPANEIVKQAFEVLRDGSLLNGHPKFFGYITASAAPIGILGDLLAAGINPNVGGWPLSPTASAIELQTVDWIAQLIGYPTPCGGLLCSGGNVANMLCFWAARRWKFGAGIRQRGTGDRRLTAYASSATHTWLQKASDLSGLGTDTVRMVKVGDDERMDVDDLRRMIEQDVAAGAEPFIVVASGGTVSTGAVDPIIETSELCKEKGLWLHVDGAYGAFAAALPEADPDLKALSLADSIALDPHKWLYAPMEAGCALVRDRQLLYDAFLFRPPYYRFDEHKSGEYVNFFELGIQNSRGFRALKVWLALQQVGRNGYVESIRQDIALAKAMGEAAEQAPDIEFRSQRLSIVVYRYVPTDLQPGESTKSYLNELNEEILRRMQAGGEVFVSNAVSEDDYLLRACVVNFRTQLADALAAITVAQRLGQEIDREMRPAKLR